A window from Bdellovibrionales bacterium encodes these proteins:
- a CDS encoding branched-chain amino acid aminotransferase yields the protein MNIQKTLTTSPKTLPPSDKLGFGNFFTDHMFVAKYREGKGWYDAHITPYGPISIDPGASVFHYGQALFEGMKAFRQSDGRVVFFRPEFNHTRLAEGAARMCLEAPPKELFMEGMKELVKVDQRWIPNEPNTSLYIRPTLIGTEAFLGVRPSQETTFFILLSPVGSYYSEGTKPIKIWTEEKYLRAAPGGLGHVKAGANYASSLKAAYESKQKGYAQVLWLDVERQGIEEVGTMNVFFVFDNEIVTPALNGSILSGGTRDAIIQVLKSKNLPIVERKLTITEVIEKLQAGKLREAFGTGTAAVISPIGVLAYKGKEFVINGNENGPLSNELYKEITEIQRGAQPDKFNWITPLA from the coding sequence ATGAACATTCAAAAAACTTTGACCACGTCTCCGAAGACCCTTCCTCCTTCTGATAAATTAGGTTTTGGTAACTTCTTTACCGACCACATGTTTGTTGCGAAGTATCGTGAAGGCAAGGGCTGGTATGATGCGCACATTACTCCGTATGGTCCGATCAGCATCGACCCGGGAGCTTCTGTGTTCCATTACGGTCAGGCGCTTTTTGAAGGGATGAAGGCCTTCCGTCAAAGCGACGGCCGTGTTGTCTTCTTCCGCCCTGAGTTCAATCACACGCGCCTTGCAGAAGGTGCGGCTCGTATGTGCCTTGAAGCTCCCCCAAAAGAGCTTTTCATGGAAGGCATGAAGGAGCTTGTGAAAGTGGATCAGCGCTGGATCCCGAATGAGCCAAATACATCTCTGTATATCCGCCCGACTCTGATCGGCACGGAAGCCTTCCTCGGTGTTCGTCCGTCGCAAGAAACGACCTTCTTTATTTTGCTTTCACCTGTGGGCTCGTACTACAGCGAAGGGACAAAGCCGATCAAAATTTGGACTGAAGAAAAATACCTGCGTGCAGCTCCTGGTGGCCTTGGTCACGTGAAAGCCGGCGCGAACTATGCTTCCAGTTTGAAAGCGGCTTACGAGAGCAAACAAAAAGGCTATGCCCAAGTTTTGTGGCTCGATGTGGAGCGCCAAGGAATTGAAGAAGTCGGCACCATGAACGTGTTCTTCGTCTTTGATAACGAGATCGTGACTCCGGCTTTGAACGGCAGCATTTTGTCTGGCGGAACTCGCGATGCGATCATTCAAGTTTTGAAATCTAAAAACTTACCCATCGTAGAACGTAAGCTCACGATCACAGAAGTGATTGAGAAACTTCAAGCTGGTAAACTGCGCGAAGCTTTCGGCACGGGAACTGCCGCAGTGATTTCACCGATCGGCGTTCTTGCTTACAAAGGCAAAGAATTTGTTATCAATGGTAACGAAAATGGTCCTCTTAGCAATGAGCTTTATAAAGAAATCACCGAAATCCAGCGCGGTGCTCAGCCAGATAAATTTAATTGGATCACGCCATTGGCGTAA
- a CDS encoding HutD family protein yields MMKLLKSTSYQVMPWKNGLGSTAQIAIHPADADFSSGDYLWRVSSATVRTESPFSQFPGCDRWLTVLSGEGLLINGFPLLPLSPFHFSGDELIHSELIDDAVTDLGIIYRRDKVQASMMLNDLKGTQTLALTKGRHFLFCVQGGFEAGSLTVSEGDTLQADGPVMLELKTAKDASAKYLHLKLSEF; encoded by the coding sequence ATGATGAAACTACTTAAAAGTACGTCCTATCAAGTGATGCCATGGAAAAACGGCTTGGGCTCAACGGCTCAAATCGCCATACATCCTGCAGACGCTGATTTTTCATCAGGAGATTATCTTTGGCGCGTAAGCTCCGCAACCGTTCGCACGGAGAGTCCTTTCTCGCAATTTCCAGGATGTGACCGCTGGCTCACTGTTTTGAGTGGCGAAGGATTGCTGATCAATGGTTTTCCGCTTTTGCCGCTGAGTCCATTTCACTTTTCCGGAGATGAACTCATTCACTCGGAGCTGATTGATGATGCGGTCACGGATCTCGGCATTATTTATCGCCGCGACAAGGTTCAGGCGAGCATGATGCTCAATGATTTGAAGGGCACACAGACTTTAGCACTCACCAAAGGCCGTCATTTTTTGTTCTGCGTTCAAGGTGGTTTTGAAGCAGGAAGCCTCACCGTTTCTGAAGGTGATACACTCCAAGCCGATGGGCCGGTGATGTTGGAATTAAAAACCGCAAAAGATGCCTCTGCAAAGTACCTTCATCTGAAACTCAGTGAGTTTTAA
- a CDS encoding DUF1211 domain-containing protein, with protein sequence MGKGRLEAFSDGVIAIIITIMVLELKVPHGHDLEAIKPLLPVFCSYVLSFIYVGIYWNNHHHMLHVIQKVNGKILWANLFLLFWLSLIPVTTAWMGENPTEPWPLALYGFVLMCAGIAYFILTKALIHLHGKESTLAKALGADFKGKISVIIYAVAIACAFVHVGISYACYIGVAIMWLVPDTRIEHVAEKK encoded by the coding sequence ATGGGAAAAGGAAGACTCGAGGCATTCAGTGACGGCGTGATCGCCATCATCATCACGATCATGGTTTTGGAGCTGAAAGTTCCCCATGGCCACGATCTCGAAGCTATTAAACCACTCCTTCCCGTTTTCTGTAGCTATGTTTTGAGCTTCATCTACGTTGGCATCTATTGGAACAATCACCACCACATGCTGCATGTGATTCAAAAAGTGAACGGCAAAATCCTGTGGGCAAATTTGTTTTTGCTCTTCTGGCTGTCACTGATTCCGGTCACGACTGCCTGGATGGGTGAAAATCCGACTGAACCGTGGCCGTTGGCATTGTATGGTTTCGTATTAATGTGTGCGGGTATCGCCTACTTTATTCTGACAAAGGCGCTGATTCACCTTCACGGCAAAGAATCGACGCTAGCAAAAGCCCTCGGCGCGGATTTCAAAGGAAAGATCTCTGTGATTATTTATGCGGTGGCCATCGCCTGCGCTTTTGTCCACGTCGGAATCTCCTACGCATGTTACATCGGCGTTGCAATTATGTGGCTCGTCCCCGACACCCGCATCGAACACGTCGCCGAGAAAAAGTAA
- a CDS encoding antibiotic biosynthesis monooxygenase encodes MVRCALMVRLEAKPGKEQEVEAFLQSALAMVEDEPETTAWFALKIGPHEFGIFDAFPDESGRKAHLTGKVAEALFAKDLDLLAREPEIVKIDVLAEKLPGRDTSRDLPDEAFAP; translated from the coding sequence ATGGTTCGCTGTGCATTGATGGTGCGGCTCGAAGCCAAACCAGGAAAAGAACAAGAAGTCGAAGCGTTTCTGCAAAGTGCTTTAGCAATGGTCGAGGATGAGCCTGAAACAACCGCGTGGTTCGCTCTGAAAATCGGCCCGCATGAGTTTGGGATTTTCGATGCGTTTCCGGATGAGTCGGGTAGAAAAGCGCATCTCACTGGGAAAGTCGCCGAAGCGCTGTTTGCAAAGGATCTGGATCTGCTGGCGCGGGAGCCTGAGATCGTGAAAATCGACGTGCTCGCCGAGAAGCTTCCGGGCCGCGATACTTCGCGCGATTTGCCGGATGAAGCGTTCGCGCCTTGA
- a CDS encoding HdeD family acid-resistance protein — translation MNAIYYSDSPRSGSSRIIFLGSVYVLLGILALAFASATTLAAIVTLGVVLLCAGVAEIIYGIQGRNRGQLWPHLAFGCLALICGGLVLANPIENTLGFTLIAGFLLIASGLAKTIGAIAERSAGWGWFCANGIISIILGGMILRAFPVSAFWTIGVFVGVDLMVAGATLIGLGVSAKRARRELVGQMYSTLNPEPENREIHREDRPLH, via the coding sequence ATGAATGCAATATACTATTCCGACAGTCCTCGAAGCGGGTCTTCGCGAATTATTTTTTTAGGCAGTGTCTATGTTCTGCTCGGCATCTTGGCCCTTGCGTTTGCCTCGGCAACAACTCTTGCCGCGATCGTCACACTAGGCGTTGTTCTTCTCTGCGCCGGTGTCGCTGAGATCATCTACGGCATTCAAGGGAGAAACAGAGGGCAGCTTTGGCCTCACTTGGCGTTTGGCTGTCTGGCTCTTATTTGCGGCGGGCTCGTCCTTGCCAATCCGATTGAAAACACACTCGGGTTCACGCTCATTGCAGGCTTTTTGCTCATCGCAAGTGGCCTTGCTAAAACCATCGGCGCCATTGCTGAGCGCTCTGCCGGCTGGGGTTGGTTCTGTGCCAATGGTATCATCTCCATTATTTTGGGCGGCATGATCCTCAGAGCCTTCCCAGTTTCGGCATTTTGGACGATCGGTGTCTTTGTCGGAGTGGACTTGATGGTGGCAGGCGCCACTCTGATCGGCTTGGGAGTGTCTGCGAAACGCGCAAGACGCGAACTCGTGGGTCAAATGTATTCCACATTAAATCCAGAGCCCGAAAATCGCGAAATTCATCGCGAAGACAGACCGCTTCATTAA
- a CDS encoding redoxin domain-containing protein, protein MAPKILLLSLMLTSGAALAALPAELSGSNLMPTPVDVKIATANKENKGTVVVFLSAKCPCSDSHITELKSLFEKYKDFKFVGIHSNVDEDLEFSKKYFVAQALPFPVLQDEKATLADTFKAFKTPHAYVLSPEGEIVFQGGITNSANGKDAKVHYLADALEDIQQGHKIKTASVRTLGCVILREKNTW, encoded by the coding sequence ATGGCTCCAAAGATATTATTACTTTCTCTGATGCTGACTTCCGGAGCGGCCTTGGCCGCTCTGCCGGCGGAACTTTCTGGTTCTAACTTGATGCCCACTCCAGTGGACGTCAAAATCGCAACGGCGAATAAAGAAAACAAAGGCACCGTGGTTGTTTTTCTTTCGGCGAAGTGCCCTTGCTCTGACAGCCACATCACCGAGCTCAAAAGTCTTTTCGAGAAATACAAAGACTTCAAATTTGTCGGGATTCACTCGAACGTCGATGAGGACCTCGAATTCAGCAAGAAGTATTTCGTAGCTCAAGCGCTTCCGTTCCCAGTTTTACAGGACGAAAAAGCCACACTGGCAGACACTTTCAAGGCGTTTAAAACGCCACATGCCTATGTTCTTTCACCTGAGGGCGAGATCGTCTTTCAAGGCGGCATCACCAATAGCGCCAATGGAAAGGACGCTAAAGTTCACTACTTAGCGGATGCCTTGGAAGACATTCAGCAAGGCCACAAAATCAAAACAGCCTCCGTTCGTACCTTGGGATGCGTGATTTTGCGCGAGAAAAATACTTGGTAG